A region of Natribaculum luteum DNA encodes the following proteins:
- a CDS encoding DUF2250 domain-containing protein gives MVVSRAEIDRLRTEADTIFTRIETVTDALERARNESGDHWETGELTLALETPTGDEIEVTLDLDRDAAENAQRRYERASELEDKLEEREAVAGELAQVPPEPLAFLICYHLKDVKGDYPRSMAGHLNADREQTAETCTELEDGGVIERIESGMLKRRDVKLKRALETHQHHTYYRLSREGDHLLRFLDEREGKENFLRWIEDARTLARRLSRGGPDSRG, from the coding sequence ATGGTGGTGTCACGAGCCGAGATCGATCGGCTTCGCACGGAGGCGGACACCATATTCACCCGCATCGAGACCGTCACGGACGCTCTCGAGCGCGCCCGAAACGAGTCGGGCGACCACTGGGAGACCGGCGAACTCACGCTGGCGCTCGAGACGCCGACCGGCGACGAGATCGAGGTCACGCTGGATCTCGACCGGGATGCCGCCGAGAACGCCCAGCGACGCTACGAACGCGCGTCCGAACTCGAGGACAAACTGGAGGAGCGAGAGGCCGTCGCGGGCGAACTGGCGCAGGTTCCGCCCGAACCGCTGGCATTTCTGATCTGTTATCACCTCAAGGACGTCAAAGGCGACTACCCGCGGTCGATGGCGGGCCACCTGAACGCCGACCGCGAGCAGACCGCCGAGACGTGCACGGAACTCGAGGACGGCGGCGTGATAGAGCGCATCGAGTCCGGGATGCTGAAACGGCGAGACGTGAAACTCAAGCGTGCACTCGAGACCCACCAGCACCACACCTACTATCGTCTCTCTCGCGAGGGCGATCACCTGCTGCGCTTTCTCGACGAACGCGAGGGCAAGGAGAACTTCCTGCGGTGGATCGAGGACGCCAGGACGCTCGCTCGTCGCCTCTCTCGTGGCGGCCCCGACTCCCGCGGATGA
- a CDS encoding protein-L-isoaspartate(D-aspartate) O-methyltransferase, translating into MDDERTSRARSDLVDHLRRTGRIHSSSVAAAVEAVPRHEFVPESARDRAYEDRPLEIGRGQVVTAPHLVAQMTELLELDRGHRVLEVGTGSGYHAAVMAEIVGPERVFSLERFPDLATRARDALERTGYGDVTVIVGDGSLGLPRAGPFDRISVAAVAPSVPDPLGDQLTDDGTMVIPLGPREGPHELHLVERADGRLERTPHGRVRFVPLIGRYGFER; encoded by the coding sequence ATGGACGACGAGCGCACGTCGCGAGCGCGCAGCGACCTCGTCGACCACCTCCGGCGAACCGGTCGAATCCACTCGAGTAGCGTCGCGGCGGCGGTCGAGGCGGTCCCTCGCCACGAGTTCGTTCCGGAGTCGGCCCGCGACCGGGCCTACGAGGACCGGCCGCTCGAGATCGGCCGGGGACAGGTCGTCACCGCGCCACACCTCGTCGCCCAGATGACCGAACTGCTCGAACTGGATCGGGGCCACCGGGTCCTCGAGGTCGGGACGGGAAGCGGCTATCACGCGGCCGTGATGGCCGAGATCGTCGGCCCGGAGCGCGTCTTCTCCCTCGAGCGGTTCCCCGACCTCGCGACGCGGGCGCGGGACGCCCTCGAGCGGACCGGGTACGGCGACGTGACGGTGATCGTCGGCGACGGCTCGCTGGGGCTCCCTCGCGCCGGCCCGTTCGACCGGATCAGCGTGGCGGCCGTCGCGCCGTCGGTACCCGATCCGCTCGGCGACCAACTGACCGACGACGGGACGATGGTGATCCCGCTTGGACCTCGCGAGGGGCCACACGAACTCCACCTCGTCGAGCGTGCCGACGGGCGACTCGAGCGGACACCACACGGGCGGGTGCGGTTCGTCCCGCTGATCGGTCGGTACGGATTCGAGCGGTAG
- a CDS encoding FAD-dependent oxidoreductase: MSGKYDLVIVGGGISGASLLYTTAKFTDIDSIALIEKESEIAAINSHHTNNSQTLHFGDIETNYTLEKAEEVKEGAELLAGYLENYDPDREMHAKRSKMVLGVGDEEVAKLERRYDEEGFGDLFPKLQPIGREEIADLEPKVVEGRDPSKDLLALQTPDGYVVDYGEASKSFVEQAEAVDGVDVYTGTEVTDITPTLDGYTIETTRGRFDCDATVVAAGSHSLQIAQELGYGQDKVLLPVAGSFFLADDLLNGKVYTLQMKKLPFAAVHGDADVHDSSITRFGPTAKLVPALERGRLSTVKDFLDVFGLNAASFLSYGNILADRILLPYVLRNLVYDVPKVGAKEFLPHVQKVVPSVDLEDIERAKGYGGVRPQIVDLKNKSLDMGEAKIVGDDIIFNITPSPGASTCLKNAMRDTHKIVEFLDGEYEFDESAFREDTIDNFPRADAGGVAPGVADDSSDADAVDDDASTDDADDSPGADTLDDVPAADD, translated from the coding sequence ATGTCTGGCAAGTACGACCTCGTGATCGTCGGGGGCGGTATCAGCGGTGCGTCCCTGCTTTACACGACCGCGAAGTTTACCGACATCGACTCCATCGCACTGATCGAGAAGGAATCCGAGATCGCGGCGATCAACTCCCACCACACGAACAACTCCCAGACGCTTCACTTCGGCGACATCGAGACCAACTACACCCTCGAGAAGGCCGAGGAGGTCAAAGAGGGCGCAGAGCTCCTGGCGGGCTATCTGGAGAACTACGACCCCGACCGGGAGATGCACGCAAAGCGCAGCAAGATGGTCCTCGGGGTCGGCGACGAGGAGGTCGCGAAACTCGAGCGCCGCTACGACGAGGAGGGCTTTGGCGACCTCTTCCCGAAACTTCAGCCGATCGGCCGCGAGGAGATCGCCGACCTCGAGCCCAAGGTCGTCGAGGGTCGTGACCCGAGCAAGGACCTGCTCGCGCTCCAGACGCCGGACGGCTACGTCGTCGACTACGGCGAGGCCTCCAAATCGTTCGTCGAACAGGCGGAGGCGGTCGACGGCGTCGACGTCTACACCGGAACGGAAGTGACGGACATCACGCCGACGCTCGACGGCTACACGATCGAGACGACCCGCGGCCGGTTCGACTGTGACGCCACGGTCGTCGCTGCTGGCTCCCACAGCCTCCAGATCGCACAGGAACTCGGTTACGGGCAGGACAAGGTCCTGCTCCCGGTCGCGGGCAGTTTCTTCCTCGCCGACGACCTCCTGAACGGGAAAGTCTACACGCTCCAGATGAAGAAGCTCCCGTTCGCCGCAGTCCACGGCGACGCAGACGTCCACGACTCCTCGATCACCCGGTTCGGTCCGACCGCGAAACTCGTCCCCGCCCTCGAGCGCGGTCGCCTCTCGACAGTCAAGGACTTCCTCGACGTGTTCGGGTTGAACGCCGCGTCGTTCCTGAGCTACGGGAACATCCTCGCGGACCGCATCCTCCTGCCGTACGTCCTCCGGAACCTCGTCTACGACGTCCCGAAGGTCGGCGCGAAGGAGTTCCTCCCGCACGTCCAGAAGGTCGTCCCGAGCGTCGACCTCGAGGACATCGAACGTGCGAAAGGCTACGGTGGCGTCCGCCCGCAGATCGTCGACCTCAAGAACAAGTCGCTGGACATGGGCGAGGCGAAGATCGTCGGCGACGACATCATCTTCAACATCACGCCGTCGCCGGGTGCCTCGACGTGTCTCAAGAACGCGATGCGGGACACCCACAAGATCGTCGAGTTCCTCGACGGCGAGTACGAGTTCGACGAGTCGGCGTTCCGCGAGGACACTATCGACAATTTCCCGCGTGCGGACGCGGGCGGTGTCGCTCCCGGCGTGGCCGACGACTCCTCCGATGCGGACGCCGTCGACGACGACGCGAGTACGGACGACGCCGACGACTCCCCAGGTGCGGACACCCTCGACGACGTCCCCGCTGCGGACGACTGA
- a CDS encoding cold-shock protein, translating to MANGKVDFFNDTGGYGFISTDDADDDVFFHMEDVGGEDLTEGTEIEFDIEQAPKGPRATNVVRV from the coding sequence ATGGCAAACGGTAAGGTTGATTTCTTCAACGACACTGGCGGCTACGGTTTCATCTCGACGGACGATGCAGACGACGACGTGTTCTTCCACATGGAGGACGTTGGCGGTGAGGATCTGACGGAAGGGACCGAAATCGAATTCGACATCGAACAGGCCCCCAAAGGCCCGCGCGCGACGAACGTCGTCCGCGTATAA
- a CDS encoding amino acid ABC transporter permease, with translation MDPVLLQASDWQFVLENWQFLLLGTAVTVLLTATSLGLGFLTGFPAGAIEVYGSGRLQAAVSTAGVVLRGTPIVVLIVLFFFGLPLPRLGTVPLLEVDLKAFVAATLALGLRSAAYQAQVFRGAIQSIGEGQMEAARSIGMSERQAIQHVIFPQAVRRSIPGFQNEFTIVLKDTSVAFAIGLAELLTRAEQLYLQPGRGTAVMEVLITISAVYFVLTFTTNRTLDYLNEVYAVPGGNE, from the coding sequence ATGGACCCCGTCCTGTTGCAAGCCAGTGACTGGCAGTTCGTGCTCGAAAACTGGCAGTTCCTGCTTCTCGGGACAGCCGTCACGGTACTGCTGACCGCGACGAGTCTCGGACTGGGCTTTCTCACCGGATTCCCGGCCGGAGCCATCGAAGTGTACGGCTCCGGACGACTGCAAGCGGCCGTCAGCACCGCGGGCGTCGTGTTGCGGGGGACGCCCATCGTCGTGTTGATCGTGCTGTTTTTCTTCGGGCTGCCTCTCCCCCGACTCGGCACGGTACCGCTGCTGGAGGTCGACCTGAAGGCGTTCGTCGCGGCGACGCTAGCGCTGGGCCTGCGCAGTGCAGCCTACCAGGCGCAGGTGTTCCGCGGGGCGATCCAGTCGATCGGCGAGGGACAGATGGAGGCCGCCCGTTCGATCGGCATGAGCGAACGGCAGGCGATCCAGCACGTCATCTTCCCGCAGGCGGTTCGACGCTCGATTCCCGGCTTCCAGAACGAGTTTACGATCGTCCTGAAGGACACGAGCGTCGCCTTCGCGATCGGCCTTGCCGAACTGCTCACGCGGGCCGAACAGCTCTACCTCCAGCCCGGTCGCGGTACCGCGGTCATGGAGGTTCTCATCACTATCAGTGCGGTGTACTTCGTGCTCACGTTCACCACGAATCGCACGCTCGACTACCTCAACGAGGTCTACGCCGTTCCTGGAGGAAACGAATGA
- a CDS encoding amino acid ABC transporter permease — protein MTTTDVDQTAVGELPGRRRFVVGVVGVVFWAWLLARWASHNTLLDRLFTALGAPNLVQSELGVRQREPWLPAEPFQAASNGVADVAASLGPASVLLEWLAWLFDLAAFATTIGPQLAAGAFVTVYLTVLSMFFGLLIAVPLSVARVYGGPVLSRISLAYTELIRGTPLLAQLFFLYFGLPLAGFIDSFGVVGSGGVPRAAVFVAIVGFTINSSAYQAEYIRAALQSVDPGQLTAARSIGLSKLQGIRYVVLPQGLRFAIPGWTNEFVYLIKYSSLAAFITVPELFRRARNIGSDTFQFTDVYVIVALFYLALVLTTALAMGKLEQAVAIPGLGRSADRD, from the coding sequence ATGACGACGACGGACGTAGACCAGACTGCGGTCGGCGAACTCCCTGGGCGTCGGCGGTTCGTGGTCGGTGTCGTCGGCGTCGTCTTCTGGGCGTGGCTGCTTGCCCGCTGGGCCTCCCACAACACGCTGCTGGACCGGCTGTTCACCGCCCTCGGTGCGCCGAATCTCGTCCAGTCGGAACTGGGCGTCCGCCAGCGCGAGCCGTGGCTCCCGGCCGAACCGTTCCAGGCCGCTTCCAACGGCGTCGCCGACGTCGCCGCGTCGCTCGGCCCCGCGAGCGTGTTGCTCGAGTGGCTCGCCTGGCTGTTCGACCTCGCGGCGTTCGCGACGACGATCGGTCCACAGCTGGCCGCCGGCGCGTTCGTCACAGTCTACCTGACGGTCCTGTCGATGTTCTTCGGCCTGCTCATTGCCGTTCCGCTGTCGGTCGCCCGGGTCTACGGCGGGCCCGTCCTCAGTCGCATCTCCCTCGCGTACACGGAACTCATCCGGGGGACGCCCCTGCTCGCCCAGCTATTTTTCCTCTACTTCGGGCTGCCGCTTGCAGGGTTTATCGACAGCTTCGGCGTCGTCGGCAGCGGCGGCGTCCCGCGAGCGGCCGTCTTCGTCGCCATCGTCGGCTTTACGATCAACTCCTCGGCCTATCAGGCGGAGTACATCAGGGCCGCCCTGCAGTCGGTCGACCCCGGACAGCTGACCGCGGCGCGCTCGATCGGGCTCTCGAAGCTCCAGGGAATCCGGTACGTCGTTCTCCCGCAGGGACTTCGCTTCGCGATTCCGGGGTGGACCAACGAGTTCGTCTACCTCATCAAGTACTCCTCGCTGGCGGCGTTCATCACCGTTCCCGAACTGTTCCGCCGCGCCCGAAACATCGGCTCGGACACGTTCCAGTTCACGGACGTCTACGTCATCGTGGCCCTGTTCTACCTCGCGCTGGTGTTGACGACGGCGCTCGCGATGGGCAAACTCGAGCAGGCGGTCGCGATTCCGGGGCTCGGACGGAGTGCCGATCGCGACTGA
- a CDS encoding transporter substrate-binding domain-containing protein yields the protein MERRFSMDRRAYLRTVGVAGASAAVAGCLGGSGDDVIVPGTASGFPPFEFTEDGELVGFDVDLAEEVIERAGYEVGDWTDIEFDSLIPSLTEGDIDFIAAAMTIEPDREEVIAFSDHYYESDQSVLVTEDGDFAPESVDDLEGVRVGAQSGTTGEGQVETLVDEGTVSGDDFRRYDNYTLAVQDLENGNVDAVVVDVPVANNFADSRAVEVAFVIETGEVFGFGMRQDDDRLADVNDALAEVQDDGTYDDLVDQWFE from the coding sequence ATGGAACGAAGGTTTAGCATGGATCGTCGCGCGTATCTGCGGACCGTCGGCGTCGCGGGAGCGTCCGCTGCCGTCGCCGGCTGTCTCGGCGGGAGCGGTGACGACGTCATCGTCCCCGGGACGGCGTCTGGCTTCCCACCGTTCGAGTTCACCGAGGACGGCGAACTGGTCGGCTTCGACGTCGACCTCGCGGAGGAAGTCATCGAGCGTGCTGGCTACGAGGTCGGCGACTGGACCGACATCGAGTTCGACTCGCTGATCCCGTCGTTGACCGAGGGCGACATCGACTTCATCGCTGCGGCGATGACGATCGAGCCGGATCGCGAGGAGGTTATCGCCTTCTCGGACCACTACTACGAGTCCGATCAGTCCGTCCTCGTCACGGAGGACGGCGACTTCGCCCCCGAGAGCGTCGACGACCTCGAGGGCGTCCGCGTCGGTGCCCAGTCCGGCACGACCGGCGAGGGACAGGTCGAAACCCTCGTCGACGAGGGAACCGTCTCCGGGGACGACTTCCGCCGCTACGACAACTACACGCTCGCCGTCCAGGACCTGGAGAACGGCAACGTCGACGCCGTCGTCGTCGACGTTCCGGTGGCGAACAACTTCGCCGACAGCCGGGCGGTCGAGGTCGCGTTCGTCATCGAGACCGGCGAAGTGTTCGGCTTCGGTATGCGACAGGACGACGACCGACTCGCGGACGTAAACGACGCACTCGCCGAGGTCCAGGACGACGGGACGTACGACGACCTCGTCGATCAGTGGTTCGAGTGA
- a CDS encoding class I SAM-dependent methyltransferase yields MNSNEVRRQWAERSGEYSPEYYAYYGPDETSETIRALLERFVDRDATVLELGCSSGRHLSHLYEHGFENLAGIEVNDDAFDVMEETYPDLAADGTFYLEAIEDVVGDFDDGQFDAVYSVETLQHIHPNAEWVFTDLVRIADDLLITVESERERETDAAEPDVKYVNDDVPLYYRDWHRIFTDLGFLEVDTRSGKRDTIRTFRSAQDRSTR; encoded by the coding sequence GTGAATTCTAACGAGGTTCGCCGGCAGTGGGCAGAGCGGTCTGGAGAGTACTCGCCGGAGTATTACGCCTACTACGGTCCGGACGAAACGAGCGAGACGATTCGCGCTCTTCTCGAGCGGTTCGTCGACAGGGACGCAACCGTCCTCGAACTCGGCTGTAGCTCGGGCCGGCACCTCTCGCACCTCTACGAACACGGTTTCGAGAATCTGGCCGGGATCGAGGTCAACGACGACGCGTTCGACGTGATGGAAGAAACCTACCCCGACCTCGCCGCCGACGGAACGTTCTATCTCGAGGCGATCGAAGACGTCGTCGGCGACTTCGACGACGGCCAGTTCGACGCGGTCTACTCGGTGGAGACGCTCCAGCACATCCACCCCAACGCCGAGTGGGTCTTCACGGACCTGGTCCGGATCGCTGACGACCTCCTCATCACGGTCGAGAGCGAGCGCGAACGCGAGACTGACGCGGCCGAACCCGACGTGAAATACGTCAACGACGACGTCCCCCTGTACTACCGCGACTGGCATCGCATCTTCACCGACCTGGGCTTTCTCGAGGTCGACACCAGGTCGGGCAAGCGGGATACCATCCGGACGTTCCGCTCGGCGCAGGATCGCTCCACCCGCTGA
- a CDS encoding DUF2250 domain-containing protein has product MTANELEMDFEYVRRLYAAMQRVGLVRTYEGSIIKGTERKLKPKTETHRKHTYYVTTDEADRILRDLEDE; this is encoded by the coding sequence ATGACCGCGAACGAACTCGAGATGGACTTCGAGTACGTCCGGCGGCTCTACGCGGCCATGCAGCGGGTCGGCCTCGTGCGAACCTACGAGGGGTCGATCATCAAGGGCACCGAGCGGAAACTCAAGCCGAAGACCGAGACCCACCGCAAACACACCTACTACGTGACGACAGACGAGGCGGATCGGATCCTGCGCGACCTCGAGGACGAGTGA
- a CDS encoding amino acid ABC transporter ATP-binding protein, whose translation MTLLRVEHVDKSYGDEEVLHDVSFEMQRQDVEVIVGPSGSGKSTLLRCVNRLTEIDDGAIYLDGEEIHALDENELRRRVGMVFQDFNLFAHRTARGNVTLGLRQVLGMPREEAEATADDYLERVGLADQAESYPAELSGGQQQRVGIARALAMEPELILFDEPTSALDPELIGEVLSVMRDLADEGTTMLCVTHEMGFARSAASRITFLDDGRIVERGPPETLFEDPEHERTRAFLGELAGIQ comes from the coding sequence ATGACTCTACTACGCGTCGAACACGTCGACAAGTCGTACGGCGACGAGGAGGTACTGCACGACGTCAGCTTCGAGATGCAACGACAGGACGTCGAAGTGATCGTCGGCCCCAGCGGCTCCGGCAAATCGACGCTGCTGCGGTGTGTCAACCGTCTCACCGAGATCGACGATGGGGCGATCTACCTCGACGGCGAGGAGATCCACGCTCTCGACGAGAACGAACTCCGCCGTCGCGTCGGCATGGTGTTCCAGGACTTCAACCTGTTTGCCCACCGCACTGCTCGAGGGAACGTCACGCTCGGCCTGCGTCAGGTGCTCGGCATGCCCCGCGAGGAGGCCGAGGCGACGGCCGACGACTACCTCGAGCGCGTCGGCCTCGCCGACCAGGCAGAGTCGTACCCGGCCGAACTCTCCGGTGGCCAGCAACAGCGGGTCGGCATCGCCCGCGCGCTGGCGATGGAGCCGGAACTTATCCTCTTCGACGAACCGACGAGCGCGCTCGACCCCGAACTCATCGGCGAGGTGTTGAGCGTGATGCGCGACCTCGCCGACGAGGGCACGACGATGCTGTGTGTCACCCACGAGATGGGCTTTGCCCGATCGGCAGCCTCGCGGATCACGTTCCTCGACGACGGTCGCATCGTCGAGCGCGGACCACCGGAAACGCTGTTCGAAGACCCCGAACACGAGCGAACGCGCGCGTTCCTCGGCGAACTGGCTGGCATCCAATGA
- a CDS encoding aldo/keto reductase translates to MSDELPPIGLGTYQNTDPEVCAASVETALNLGYRHVDTAEMYENEAAVGEGIAAADVDREDVFVATKLHSSNLAYDDVLECARASRDRLDVDVVDLLYVHWPLRTYDTEETLAAFDRLYDEGLIRHVGLSNFTPELLEEALDHLDAPLFAHQVECHPLLQQEELRAYAREHGHHLVAYSPLAKGSVAEVPELVEIAEKHGATPAQVSLAWLLSKDEVVAIPKATSEAHIRENREAQQLSLSDEDLARIDAIDRERRQVDFEDAPWN, encoded by the coding sequence ATGAGCGACGAACTGCCTCCGATCGGACTCGGAACCTACCAGAACACCGATCCCGAGGTCTGTGCGGCGAGCGTCGAAACCGCGCTGAACCTCGGCTACCGGCACGTCGACACCGCCGAAATGTACGAGAACGAAGCCGCCGTCGGCGAGGGCATCGCCGCCGCTGACGTCGACCGCGAGGACGTCTTCGTGGCGACGAAGCTCCACTCGAGCAACCTCGCGTACGACGACGTCCTCGAGTGCGCCCGCGCGTCTCGTGACCGACTGGACGTCGACGTCGTCGATCTCCTGTACGTCCACTGGCCGCTGCGGACGTACGACACAGAAGAGACGCTCGCGGCGTTCGACCGGCTCTACGACGAGGGCCTGATTCGCCACGTCGGCCTCTCGAACTTCACGCCCGAACTGCTCGAGGAGGCACTCGACCACCTCGACGCGCCGCTTTTCGCACACCAGGTCGAGTGTCATCCGCTGCTCCAGCAAGAGGAGCTGCGCGCGTATGCTCGCGAGCACGGCCACCACCTTGTCGCGTACTCGCCGCTGGCGAAGGGGTCGGTGGCCGAAGTTCCGGAGCTGGTCGAGATCGCCGAGAAACACGGGGCGACGCCGGCGCAGGTCAGCCTCGCGTGGTTGCTGTCGAAAGACGAGGTCGTCGCCATCCCGAAAGCGACCTCGGAGGCCCACATCCGGGAGAACCGCGAGGCGCAACAACTGTCGCTGTCCGACGAAGACCTGGCGCGGATCGACGCCATCGACCGCGAGCGACGGCAGGTCGACTTCGAGGACGCGCCGTGGAACTGA
- a CDS encoding nucleoside deaminase, with product MTDSSFETFDHESHMRRAFGLAREAVARGDRPFGSVLVRDDEIVMEASNRVVTEDDVRRHPELHLAYRARRELEPETRAETVMYTSTEPCPMCAGGLRYAGLGRIVYSVGGDEIAAFTGRETQVRAREILEGVTDVVGPVLNDDGRAIHEEFDW from the coding sequence GTGACCGACTCGAGTTTCGAGACGTTCGACCACGAATCGCACATGCGTCGGGCGTTCGGACTGGCGCGTGAGGCCGTCGCTCGCGGCGACCGACCCTTCGGCTCCGTGCTCGTTCGCGACGACGAGATCGTCATGGAGGCGTCGAACCGCGTCGTGACCGAAGACGACGTTCGCCGCCACCCCGAACTCCACCTCGCGTACCGCGCCCGGCGGGAACTCGAGCCCGAAACACGCGCCGAGACCGTCATGTACACGAGTACCGAGCCGTGTCCGATGTGCGCCGGCGGGCTCCGGTATGCCGGTCTCGGGCGGATCGTCTACAGCGTCGGTGGCGACGAGATCGCCGCGTTCACCGGGCGGGAGACACAGGTCCGCGCCAGGGAGATCCTCGAGGGCGTCACCGACGTCGTCGGGCCGGTGCTGAACGACGACGGGCGGGCGATCCACGAGGAGTTCGACTGGTGA